From Arcobacter sp. CECT 8983, the proteins below share one genomic window:
- a CDS encoding LptF/LptG family permease: protein MRIITKYILKKYLINFIIVLMSLQLFFVGMDFLQNSKDLPASANLQLLYLMYNSFFTLTLTLPLSLVFGWIVTLVIFVRNNELVAFSSLGAKRVNIYFPVVIISFILLAILIFIQTTPLAYSYEQKKKILDGNYFSSSKSDIFLKYDNNFIYFKKLHPLRKEAEDIHIYKVEDRDLVETIIAKRAYFQNNKWYVVDAKIVKKPKEMNFETSRLEVRYEKFLNTLEGFKPKILDNVYEEKSNFSIMDAFSALSLLEKQGVNTDKIRAAIYYEIFIPFFILPLIMIIFSYTSLNRRFFNVGSYTSLTIFGTLVIWGIFFMLYKFSNSGVIKPELSLLLPLFLWFSGTYIIYKKRKKNG, encoded by the coding sequence ATGAGAATAATAACAAAATATATTTTAAAAAAATACCTAATTAATTTTATTATTGTATTAATGTCCTTGCAACTATTTTTTGTAGGAATGGACTTTTTACAGAATTCGAAAGATTTGCCTGCTTCAGCCAATCTACAACTTTTATATCTTATGTATAATAGTTTTTTTACATTAACATTAACTTTGCCCTTATCATTGGTATTTGGATGGATTGTTACATTAGTTATTTTTGTTAGAAACAATGAATTAGTTGCTTTTTCTTCTTTAGGTGCAAAAAGAGTTAATATCTATTTTCCTGTAGTTATAATCTCTTTTATTTTATTAGCTATTTTAATATTTATTCAAACAACACCACTTGCATACTCGTATGAACAAAAGAAAAAGATACTTGATGGAAACTATTTTTCTAGTTCAAAATCTGATATTTTCTTAAAATATGATAATAATTTTATCTACTTTAAAAAACTTCATCCTTTAAGAAAAGAGGCAGAAGATATTCATATTTATAAAGTAGAAGATAGAGATTTAGTTGAAACTATTATTGCAAAAAGAGCATATTTCCAAAATAATAAATGGTATGTTGTTGATGCGAAAATAGTTAAAAAACCTAAAGAGATGAATTTTGAAACTTCTAGATTAGAAGTAAGATATGAAAAATTTTTAAATACTTTAGAAGGCTTTAAACCTAAAATTCTTGATAATGTATATGAAGAAAAATCTAATTTTTCTATTATGGATGCATTTTCTGCATTGTCTTTACTTGAAAAACAAGGTGTAAATACAGATAAAATTAGAGCGGCAATCTATTATGAGATTTTTATACCATTTTTTATTTTACCTTTAATTATGATAATATTTAGTTACACTTCATTAAATCGAAGATTCTTTAATGTAGGTAGTTATACATCATTAACAATATTTGGTACATTAGTTATTTGGGGTATCTTTTTTATGCTATATAAGTTTTCAAATAGTGGTGTGATTAAGCCAGAACTATCGTTGTTATTGCCTTTATTCTTGTGGTTTAGTGGTACATATATTATTTATAAGAAGAGAAAGAAGAATGGCTAA
- a CDS encoding DNA-directed RNA polymerase subunit omega codes for MRLEERMAKALERVNNDRYILSIAVGQRADELSKGAKPLLEKNTQNMKYTDIAIDEIADGLLVIEGLVDKN; via the coding sequence ATGAGATTAGAAGAAAGAATGGCTAAAGCCTTAGAAAGAGTAAACAACGATAGATATATTTTATCAATTGCAGTTGGTCAAAGAGCAGATGAGTTAAGTAAAGGTGCAAAACCATTATTAGAAAAAAATACTCAAAATATGAAATATACTGATATTGCAATTGATGAAATTGCAGATGGCCTACTTGTAATAGAAGGTTTAGTAGATAAAAATTAA
- a CDS encoding nitronate monooxygenase, with translation MKIGKYEIKHPIIQGGMGVGISWDQLAGNVSKEGGLGVISSVGTGYYKNASENVNIVLRKDKPKDVMNFYSRDAFFEIVENARKICGDAPLGCNILHACNDYGRMVKDACEAGINIIITGAGLPTNMPKFTQDYPEVALVPIVSSARALKLICKKWKKYNKVPDAIIVEGPLSGGHQGFKYEDCFKEESKLENIVPPVIEEAKNWGEDIPIIAAGGIWDKNDIDKFMAMGCAGVQMATRFIGTYECDADTNLKKVLIDSKEDDIKLMKSPVGLPARGVMTNLQKSLEEKTAPKVVCISNCVAPCHRGVEARAVGYCIADRLGAAYQGDLDTGLFFTGANGYKVDRLISVHELMEKLTKGE, from the coding sequence TTGAAAATAGGGAAATATGAGATAAAACACCCGATTATCCAAGGTGGAATGGGTGTTGGAATCAGCTGGGATCAATTAGCAGGAAATGTTAGTAAAGAAGGTGGTCTTGGAGTTATATCATCAGTAGGTACTGGTTATTATAAAAATGCCAGTGAAAACGTAAATATCGTTTTAAGAAAAGATAAACCAAAAGATGTAATGAACTTCTACTCACGAGATGCATTTTTTGAAATAGTAGAGAATGCAAGAAAAATCTGTGGAGACGCACCACTTGGATGTAACATTCTTCATGCTTGTAATGATTATGGAAGAATGGTAAAAGATGCCTGTGAAGCTGGTATAAATATTATCATCACTGGTGCAGGACTTCCTACAAATATGCCAAAATTTACTCAAGACTATCCTGAAGTAGCACTTGTTCCAATTGTAAGTTCTGCAAGAGCTTTAAAACTAATTTGCAAAAAATGGAAAAAATACAACAAAGTTCCAGATGCAATTATCGTTGAAGGTCCATTAAGTGGAGGACACCAAGGATTTAAATATGAAGACTGTTTCAAAGAAGAGTCTAAATTAGAGAACATAGTTCCTCCTGTAATTGAAGAAGCAAAAAATTGGGGAGAAGATATTCCTATTATTGCTGCTGGTGGAATCTGGGATAAAAATGACATTGATAAATTCATGGCTATGGGTTGTGCTGGTGTTCAAATGGCAACAAGATTCATTGGTACATATGAATGTGATGCAGATACAAACCTAAAAAAGGTTTTAATTGATTCAAAAGAAGATGATATTAAACTTATGAAATCTCCTGTTGGTCTTCCTGCAAGAGGTGTTATGACAAACCTTCAAAAATCTTTAGAAGAAAAAACTGCTCCAAAAGTAGTTTGTATTTCTAACTGTGTTGCTCCATGCCATAGAGGTGTTGAAGCAAGAGCAGTAGGATATTGTATTGCAGATAGACTTGGCGCTGCTTATCAAGGTGATTTAGATACAGGATTATTCTTCACTGGAGCAAATGGATATAAAGTTGATAGATTAATTTCAGTTCATGAATTAATGGAAAAACTTACAAAAGGAGAATAA
- the tyrS gene encoding tyrosine--tRNA ligase, with protein MEEQIKEALAEIQRGTAEIIDIERIEKLIRNYYENGENFNVKAGFDPTAPDLHLGHTVLIQKMATFQKHGGIVQFLIGDFTATIGDPTGKSETRKVLSPEQVLQNAESYKEQVFKILDPEKTKVMFNSKWLKELGTAGLINLASNLTVARMLERDDFSKRYASNTPIAVSEFTYPLLQGYDSVAMDTDIELGGTDQKFNLLMGRTLQKAYECKKQQAVLMMPILEGLDGVQKMSKSLGNYIGVTDKANDMFGKVLSISDELMWRYFELLSSKSLKEIEQMQKDVNDGSLHPKKVKESLAMEIVERYHGTGSGEKAKEEFEKVFAKKDIPSDMPEFELEAGIWICQALVDSGLVKSTSQARRDVKANAVSINQEKVQDEKLNLEAGEYILQKGKKSFAKIIIK; from the coding sequence ATGGAAGAACAAATTAAAGAAGCTTTAGCAGAAATTCAAAGAGGAACTGCAGAAATAATTGATATTGAAAGAATTGAAAAACTTATTAGAAACTATTATGAAAACGGTGAGAATTTTAATGTAAAAGCTGGCTTTGACCCAACTGCTCCTGATTTACACTTAGGACATACTGTTCTTATTCAAAAAATGGCAACATTTCAAAAACATGGTGGAATTGTACAATTTTTAATTGGAGACTTTACTGCTACTATTGGTGACCCAACTGGAAAAAGTGAAACTAGAAAAGTTTTAAGCCCAGAACAAGTATTACAAAATGCAGAGTCATATAAAGAGCAAGTATTTAAGATTTTGGATCCAGAGAAAACAAAAGTAATGTTTAACTCAAAATGGTTAAAAGAACTTGGAACAGCTGGTCTTATTAACTTAGCTTCTAACTTAACAGTAGCTAGAATGCTAGAAAGAGATGATTTCTCAAAAAGATATGCTTCAAATACTCCTATTGCAGTAAGTGAGTTTACTTATCCACTACTTCAAGGGTATGATTCTGTTGCAATGGATACTGATATTGAACTTGGAGGAACTGATCAAAAGTTTAACTTACTTATGGGAAGAACTCTACAAAAAGCATATGAGTGTAAAAAACAACAAGCTGTTTTAATGATGCCAATTTTAGAAGGATTAGATGGTGTTCAAAAAATGTCTAAATCCTTAGGAAATTATATTGGTGTTACAGATAAAGCAAATGATATGTTTGGAAAGGTATTATCTATCTCAGATGAATTAATGTGGAGATATTTTGAATTACTATCTTCAAAATCATTAAAAGAGATTGAGCAAATGCAAAAAGATGTAAATGATGGTTCTTTACATCCTAAAAAAGTAAAAGAATCTTTAGCTATGGAAATTGTTGAAAGATACCACGGTACTGGTTCTGGAGAAAAAGCAAAAGAAGAGTTCGAGAAAGTATTTGCTAAAAAAGATATTCCAAGTGATATGCCAGAGTTTGAATTAGAAGCTGGAATTTGGATTTGTCAAGCATTAGTTGATTCGGGATTAGTTAAGTCTACTTCACAAGCAAGAAGAGATGTTAAAGCAAATGCTGTTTCAATAAATCAAGAAAAAGTACAAGATGAAAAATTAAATTTAGAAGCGGGAGAATATATTTTACAAAAAGGTAAAAAAAGTTTCGCTAAGATAATAATAAAATAA
- a CDS encoding N-acetylmuramoyl-L-alanine amidase: protein MDYLKAVLNSDKDKEIKNLKILIKAGKKLNKDITKYQSELNKYNNQTKKHIKIELIEVVKTKKTTKTKISKEIEKRAEDYKYTIKAVESRKNMIIIDFKTKVSKNYINFFEEKVKSGYQDIYDIKGSFKDAYPTKLSIDGVKQIVIKQKTPNTLRILFEDNYNLKTVYFFVNNKRLILKVLDTKNNASNSSKTTTKKPKKVQYRPGLNKVVVIDAGHGGKDPGGIGPRKRYEKVVVFKVAKYLESHLKKRGYKVYLTRNKDRFIKVRNRTVLANKKSADIFISIHANAIGKAKANKLEGIETFFLSPARSERAKRVAAKENGSDVSKMNGSTKKAFLESLNRPRITASHKLSIDIQRNMLFNARKIYKEVVDGGVREGPFWVLVGAQMPSVLIEVGYITHPEESRRLYQTKYQKALAKGIANGVDSYFLKNP from the coding sequence ATGGACTATTTAAAAGCTGTACTTAACAGTGATAAAGATAAAGAAATAAAAAATTTAAAGATACTTATTAAAGCTGGTAAAAAATTAAATAAAGATATTACAAAATACCAAAGTGAATTAAATAAATATAACAATCAAACAAAAAAACATATAAAAATAGAACTAATAGAAGTTGTAAAAACTAAAAAGACTACTAAAACAAAAATTTCTAAAGAGATTGAAAAAAGAGCAGAAGACTATAAATATACAATTAAAGCAGTTGAATCTAGAAAAAATATGATAATTATAGATTTTAAAACAAAAGTTTCTAAAAACTATATAAACTTCTTCGAAGAAAAAGTAAAATCTGGATATCAAGATATATACGATATTAAGGGTAGTTTTAAAGATGCCTACCCTACAAAATTAAGTATTGATGGGGTTAAACAAATAGTTATTAAACAAAAAACTCCTAATACTTTAAGAATACTTTTTGAAGATAATTATAACCTAAAAACTGTCTATTTCTTTGTAAATAATAAAAGACTAATTTTAAAAGTCCTTGATACAAAAAACAATGCTAGTAATAGTTCAAAAACTACTACTAAAAAACCTAAAAAGGTTCAATATAGACCTGGTCTTAATAAAGTTGTAGTTATTGATGCAGGACATGGAGGGAAAGATCCTGGAGGAATTGGTCCTAGAAAAAGATATGAAAAAGTTGTGGTATTTAAAGTAGCAAAATATTTAGAATCTCATTTGAAAAAAAGAGGATATAAAGTATATCTTACTAGAAACAAAGACAGATTTATAAAAGTGAGAAATAGAACTGTCTTAGCAAATAAAAAAAGTGCTGATATATTTATTTCAATTCATGCAAATGCTATTGGAAAAGCAAAAGCAAATAAATTAGAAGGAATAGAAACCTTCTTTTTAAGTCCAGCAAGAAGTGAAAGAGCTAAAAGAGTTGCAGCAAAAGAGAATGGTTCAGATGTTAGTAAAATGAATGGTTCTACAAAAAAAGCATTCTTAGAATCTTTAAATAGACCAAGAATTACTGCTTCACATAAACTATCAATTGATATTCAAAGAAATATGCTATTTAATGCAAGAAAAATCTATAAAGAAGTAGTTGATGGTGGAGTTAGAGAAGGACCATTTTGGGTTTTAGTTGGTGCACAAATGCCATCAGTTTTAATTGAAGTTGGATATATTACTCACCCTGAAGAGTCTAGAAGATTATATCAAACTAAATATCAAAAAGCATTAGCAAAAGGTATTGCTAATGGTGTCGATTCATATTTTCTAAAAAACCCTTAA
- a CDS encoding ATP-binding protein — MNTLEYCHEFELSKINFIERKIRITHPKTILSGPMGSGKTFLIFDYLSNFDTKDYLYIDFKDIRNSYEVIKENLEEYIFRNNIKVLVLENFDFSFKIPYCDSVIISTYEKKELKGYKNLFLSPLDFEEYLLHENKNQNITQSFNTFLKHGNLPQTVNLSEYKVYYHLQQVLKLFTQDETSEMILKILFENIDEKKSLNQLFLNLKQDIKISKDKFYTKCKEYEDKKIIYFIKKYNQDKAPKKIYSYNSAFLDAITHKKKFKNELTNIVFQELINKKQEIFYLDYIDFYLPKENIAICSIPFFNSMLMSSQLKKIIKSANEHDIKEIYIITVSNNETIKKENIEINVLPFYEWALS; from the coding sequence ATGAATACTTTAGAGTATTGTCATGAGTTTGAACTTTCTAAAATAAATTTTATTGAAAGAAAGATTAGAATTACTCATCCCAAGACAATACTTTCTGGTCCAATGGGTTCAGGAAAAACATTTCTTATTTTTGATTATCTATCAAACTTTGATACAAAAGATTACTTATATATCGATTTTAAAGACATTAGAAACTCTTATGAAGTAATAAAAGAAAATCTTGAAGAGTATATCTTTAGAAATAATATCAAAGTATTAGTACTTGAAAACTTTGATTTTTCATTTAAAATTCCATATTGTGATAGTGTAATAATTTCTACATATGAAAAAAAGGAGTTAAAAGGATATAAAAATTTGTTTTTAAGTCCTTTAGATTTTGAAGAGTATTTACTCCATGAAAATAAAAACCAAAATATTACCCAAAGCTTTAATACTTTTCTAAAACATGGAAATTTACCTCAAACAGTTAACTTATCAGAATATAAGGTCTATTATCACCTTCAACAAGTATTAAAACTATTTACTCAAGATGAAACAAGTGAAATGATATTAAAAATACTATTTGAAAATATTGATGAAAAAAAATCATTAAATCAACTTTTTTTAAACCTTAAACAAGATATAAAAATTTCAAAAGATAAATTCTATACAAAGTGCAAAGAGTATGAAGATAAAAAGATTATCTATTTTATAAAAAAATATAATCAAGATAAAGCACCCAAAAAGATATACTCATACAACTCTGCATTTTTAGATGCAATAACCCATAAAAAGAAATTTAAAAATGAGCTTACAAATATTGTTTTTCAGGAGTTAATTAATAAAAAACAAGAGATTTTTTATTTAGATTATATTGATTTTTACTTGCCAAAAGAGAATATTGCTATATGCTCTATTCCTTTTTTTAATTCAATGCTTATGAGCTCTCAACTTAAAAAAATTATCAAATCAGCAAATGAACATGATATCAAAGAAATTTACATAATTACCGTTTCAAACAATGAAACAATAAAAAAAGAAAATATTGAAATAAATGTTTTACCATTTTATGAATGGGCATTAAGTTAG
- a CDS encoding NUDIX domain-containing protein produces the protein MAKVKAYGILLYKIQNESIKVLLCKSVKSLDRWGCLKGVILKGESSKECAKREFKEECGITVPTFIFEKYFSQENDEKDIGVWIVNANKIEGIDSFFSKDKLLDNYLSWENSKVKFFDIKDLPKIKKKQSQLVSKIKGFLENMNRHH, from the coding sequence ATGGCTAAAGTTAAAGCATATGGAATTTTATTATATAAAATACAGAACGAAAGTATTAAAGTTTTACTTTGTAAGTCTGTTAAGAGTCTTGATAGATGGGGATGCTTAAAAGGTGTTATCTTAAAAGGGGAAAGCTCAAAAGAGTGTGCAAAAAGAGAGTTTAAAGAAGAGTGTGGAATAACTGTTCCTACTTTTATTTTTGAAAAATATTTTTCTCAAGAGAATGATGAAAAAGATATTGGTGTTTGGATTGTAAATGCTAATAAAATAGAAGGTATTGACTCTTTCTTTTCCAAAGATAAACTTCTTGATAACTATCTTTCATGGGAAAATTCAAAGGTTAAGTTTTTTGATATAAAAGATTTACCAAAGATAAAAAAGAAACAGTCTCAATTAGTCTCTAAAATTAAGGGTTTTTTAGAAAATATGAATCGACACCATTAG
- the pth gene encoding aminoacyl-tRNA hydrolase, which translates to MHLIVGLGNIGEKYQLTRHNVGFLVIDEMTKSLQSSNINKSNFKADVLKSGYNLFVKPSTYMNNSGQAVVAIKDYYKIDIENIIVIHDDLDLPFGTVKFKIGGGHGGHNGLRSLDSHIGKDYIRVRIGIGKPEDKSDVANYVLSNFSKEELNKLEGIITHTIKAIEALKSEPIDEVKSKFTLK; encoded by the coding sequence ATGCATTTAATAGTAGGTCTTGGGAATATTGGTGAAAAATACCAATTAACTAGACACAATGTAGGTTTTTTAGTCATTGATGAAATGACTAAAAGCCTACAATCTTCAAATATAAATAAATCAAACTTCAAAGCTGATGTTTTAAAATCTGGTTATAACTTATTTGTTAAACCAAGTACTTATATGAACAACTCAGGTCAAGCAGTTGTTGCTATCAAAGATTATTATAAAATTGACATAGAAAATATAATCGTTATTCATGATGATTTAGATTTACCATTTGGAACTGTTAAGTTTAAAATAGGTGGTGGTCATGGTGGACATAATGGTCTTAGGTCATTGGACTCACATATTGGCAAGGATTATATTCGTGTACGAATTGGAATAGGGAAGCCAGAAGATAAGTCTGACGTTGCAAATTATGTATTATCAAACTTTTCAAAAGAGGAATTAAATAAATTAGAAGGTATAATCACTCATACTATTAAAGCAATTGAAGCACTTAAAAGTGAACCAATTGACGAAGTAAAATCTAAATTTACATTGAAATAA
- a CDS encoding 50S ribosomal protein L25/general stress protein Ctc, producing the protein MLEGIIRDSITKQATKTLRRDGYLIANIYGKGLENVNAAFKKNDFIKYLRNKTTLAFDVNVGGNQIKVVVQEYQKDPITSDLVHVDLMVAQPGVKTTYKVPVTVEGTPKGLKNKGLFVYHKKRVPVKSTIENLPESFHLEISDLDTGDNILVRNLELPEGVQCFLDPRVPIVGVIKAK; encoded by the coding sequence ATGTTAGAGGGTATCATAAGAGATAGTATAACAAAACAAGCAACTAAAACTTTAAGAAGAGATGGTTACTTAATTGCAAATATCTATGGAAAAGGTTTAGAAAACGTTAATGCTGCATTCAAAAAGAATGATTTCATTAAATATTTAAGAAACAAAACAACACTTGCATTTGATGTAAATGTTGGTGGAAACCAAATCAAAGTTGTAGTTCAAGAGTATCAAAAAGATCCTATTACTTCTGATTTAGTTCATGTTGATTTAATGGTTGCACAACCAGGTGTTAAAACTACTTATAAAGTTCCTGTAACTGTAGAAGGTACACCAAAAGGTCTTAAAAATAAAGGTCTATTTGTTTATCATAAGAAAAGAGTTCCAGTTAAATCTACAATTGAAAACTTACCAGAGTCTTTCCATTTAGAAATTTCTGATCTTGATACTGGTGATAACATCCTAGTTAGAAACTTAGAATTACCAGAAGGTGTTCAATGTTTCTTAGATCCAAGAGTACCAATCGTAGGTGTAATTAAAGCTAAGTAA
- a CDS encoding bifunctional (p)ppGpp synthetase/guanosine-3',5'-bis(diphosphate) 3'-pyrophosphohydrolase, whose translation MDPFIEKIESINTLDDAIHLLHTEAKITPKLQEIIDFVIEAHKGQYRKSGEPYSVHPLLVASIASHFSKEEDVIATALLHDVVEDTKYDINFIRSNWGDEVAHMVDGLTKIDAIREHELAPSDSDKKLIASALTFRKMLIASIDDVRVLVVKLCDRLHNMLTLDALPHKKQLRIAEETLVVYVPIAHRLGISTIKNTLEDLAFFYIYPQEYKKIDDFIKEHQHAIQLTFNKFISSTKKILEKNGYDLSKIQINSRIKHYYSIYLKMQRKGVSIDEVLDLLAIRVLVEEDIDCYKVLGFLHLEYKPLISRFKDYVSTPKENGYRTIHTTVFYNSKIYEVQIRTFEMNKVAEYGIAAHWKYKTGAKNQPNLNWLKSLEYSNENIEEFYQDTKDDLFSEDIVVYSPQGDTFNLPRGSTALDYAYSVHTDVGRNAVECFINKVKKPLLTELKSSDIVSIKTVDYAIPRCSWADLVKTTRAKKQIKFLCSQRLREIDELTGRNILNSFFSKYIDSITSFVKKEPLQKVPHNLDYLKHLKHEIEKKVIEKRGFVARFKMYASKIKRFKFDNIIIYSNFSINSVSFDHCCHPKFADEIVAFKEGNKAVIHHKMCDKAYKKIMSNDEMLFCKWTKDTLYQYKMVVSLPNTKGELARLLIYMSQFEGYILSVEYGREKHSYRQYCDIEFEVNKSNIEEVRKLIEKEAKVIEFFSKKDAYNK comes from the coding sequence ATGGATCCATTTATTGAAAAAATAGAGAGTATAAATACTCTTGACGATGCTATCCACTTACTTCATACAGAAGCAAAAATCACCCCGAAACTTCAAGAAATTATTGACTTTGTTATTGAGGCTCACAAAGGACAATATAGAAAAAGTGGTGAACCATATTCTGTGCACCCTTTATTGGTTGCTTCAATTGCTTCTCACTTTTCTAAAGAAGAGGATGTAATTGCAACAGCTTTACTTCATGATGTAGTAGAAGATACAAAATATGATATCAACTTTATTAGAAGCAACTGGGGTGATGAAGTTGCTCATATGGTTGATGGACTTACAAAAATTGATGCAATAAGAGAGCATGAATTAGCACCTTCTGATTCAGATAAAAAGCTTATTGCCTCTGCCCTTACATTTAGAAAAATGTTAATTGCATCAATTGATGATGTTAGAGTTTTAGTTGTTAAACTTTGTGATAGGCTACACAATATGTTAACGCTAGATGCCCTACCACATAAAAAGCAATTAAGAATTGCAGAAGAAACTCTTGTAGTATATGTTCCTATTGCTCATAGACTAGGTATTTCAACAATTAAAAATACCCTAGAGGATTTGGCATTTTTTTATATTTATCCACAAGAGTACAAAAAAATTGATGATTTTATTAAAGAACACCAACATGCAATCCAACTAACTTTTAATAAGTTTATTTCTTCAACAAAAAAGATATTAGAAAAAAATGGTTATGACTTAAGTAAAATTCAAATAAATAGTAGAATAAAGCATTATTATTCAATTTATTTAAAAATGCAAAGAAAAGGTGTAAGTATAGATGAAGTACTTGACTTACTTGCTATTAGAGTTTTAGTTGAAGAAGATATAGATTGTTACAAGGTTCTAGGTTTTTTACACTTAGAGTATAAACCTTTAATTTCTAGATTTAAAGATTATGTTTCTACACCAAAAGAGAATGGATATAGAACTATTCACACTACAGTATTTTATAATTCTAAAATCTATGAAGTTCAAATTAGAACTTTTGAGATGAATAAAGTAGCTGAATATGGTATTGCAGCACATTGGAAATATAAAACTGGTGCAAAAAATCAACCAAATTTAAATTGGTTGAAATCATTAGAATACTCTAATGAAAATATAGAAGAGTTTTATCAAGATACAAAAGATGATCTTTTTTCAGAAGATATAGTTGTTTATTCACCACAAGGAGATACATTCAACTTACCAAGGGGTTCTACAGCTTTAGATTACGCCTATTCTGTACATACAGATGTAGGAAGAAATGCTGTTGAATGTTTTATTAACAAAGTTAAAAAACCACTTTTAACGGAGTTAAAAAGCTCTGATATAGTTTCGATTAAAACTGTTGATTATGCTATTCCTAGATGTTCATGGGCAGATTTAGTAAAAACAACAAGAGCAAAAAAACAAATAAAATTTTTATGTTCTCAAAGATTAAGAGAAATAGATGAATTAACAGGAAGAAATATTTTAAACTCTTTCTTCTCAAAATATATTGATAGTATTACATCTTTTGTAAAAAAAGAACCTTTACAAAAAGTTCCACATAATCTTGATTACTTAAAGCACTTAAAACATGAAATTGAGAAAAAAGTAATAGAAAAACGAGGTTTTGTAGCTAGATTTAAAATGTATGCTAGTAAAATCAAAAGATTTAAATTTGACAATATAATTATATATTCGAATTTTAGCATTAATTCTGTATCATTTGACCACTGTTGTCACCCAAAGTTTGCTGACGAAATTGTAGCATTCAAAGAAGGGAACAAAGCAGTAATTCATCATAAAATGTGTGATAAAGCATATAAGAAGATTATGAGTAATGATGAAATGCTTTTTTGTAAATGGACAAAAGATACACTTTACCAATATAAAATGGTGGTTAGCTTACCAAATACAAAGGGTGAGTTAGCACGACTTCTAATATATATGAGTCAATTTGAAGGTTATATTTTATCTGTTGAATATGGAAGAGAAAAACACTCATATAGACAATATTGTGACATTGAGTTTGAAGTAAATAAATCAAATATTGAAGAAGTAAGAAAATTAATTGAAAAAGAAGCAAAGGTTATAGAATTCTTTTCTAAAAAAGATGCCTATAACAAATAA
- the pyrH gene encoding UMP kinase, with amino-acid sequence MNKRVLVKFSGEALAGADGYGIDTQILDYIANEIKELVDNNIAVGIVIGGGNIIRGVTAAADGIIKRTSADYMGMLATVINGVAMQEALEHKGLNARLSTAIKMEQIAEPFIVRKAQRHLEKGRVVIFSAGTGNPYFTTDTAATLRATEIDASMLIKATKVDGIYDKDPMKYEDAVKLDTISYDQALEDHIKVMDDTAIALAKDNKLPIVVANMNEKGNLLKIVQGDYTKCSIVK; translated from the coding sequence ATGAACAAAAGAGTACTTGTAAAGTTTTCAGGTGAAGCACTTGCTGGTGCTGACGGATATGGTATTGACACTCAGATTTTAGACTATATTGCAAATGAAATCAAAGAGTTAGTTGATAATAACATCGCTGTTGGAATAGTAATTGGTGGTGGTAACATCATTAGAGGTGTTACAGCTGCTGCTGATGGTATTATAAAAAGAACAAGTGCTGACTATATGGGTATGTTGGCAACTGTTATTAATGGTGTTGCAATGCAAGAAGCTTTAGAACATAAAGGTTTAAATGCTAGACTTTCAACTGCAATTAAAATGGAACAAATTGCTGAACCATTTATTGTAAGAAAAGCTCAAAGACACCTAGAAAAAGGTAGAGTTGTTATTTTCTCTGCTGGAACTGGAAACCCATACTTTACAACTGACACTGCTGCTACATTAAGAGCAACAGAGATTGATGCATCAATGTTAATTAAAGCAACAAAAGTTGATGGTATCTATGATAAAGACCCAATGAAATATGAAGACGCAGTAAAACTTGATACAATATCTTATGACCAAGCTTTAGAAGATCATATCAAAGTTATGGATGATACTGCTATTGCACTAGCAAAAGATAATAAACTTCCAATTGTAGTTGCAAATATGAACGAAAAAGGTAATCTTTTAAAAATCGTTCAAGGTGACTATACTAAATGTTCAATTGTTAAATAA